One Pieris napi chromosome Z, ilPieNapi1.2, whole genome shotgun sequence DNA window includes the following coding sequences:
- the LOC125062393 gene encoding glycerol kinase isoform X2: MSEYGKFGPLVGAIDEGTSSARFIIFKANSCEVVATYQKEIEQHFPQEGWVEQDACAILEVVTICINEAVKQLVSLGGSPKDIVAIGVTNQRETTIVWDKITGKPLHNAIVWLDMRTSSTIDKLLDLVPNKTRNKNYLKPLCGLPMSPYFSAVKLRWLADNVEVVQQAIKNGTCCFGTVDTWLIWNLTGGVNGGKHITDVTNASRTMLMNIETLNWDPLLMKFFEIPKSVLPQIKSSSEIYGYIADGPLRSIPISGCLGDQQAALVGQLCLQKGQAKATYGTGCFVLYNTGDVRVNSSKGLLTTVAYQLGANNAPCYALEGSVAVAGAALGWLKDNVGILESAKQSQELAEMATENGSVVFVPAFSGLYAPYWRQDARGVICGITEDTNSNHIVKAALEAVCFQVRDILDAMNEDCGIPLQLLKVDGGMTSNSLVMQMQTDLIGINIIKAGFTESTALGAALVAFWGLDRNTQTPNIDMQNGQMYNPKITDDERDMRYKQWKMAVERSLGWEQNEKPESSNNDLSLFQSSDDVLTSLICTYKTLSIVMISFAFVFASSAASIFFPGIGLMQCTISSRTRKFSAAKTHSV, from the exons atgtCTGAGTATGGAAAATTTGGGCCATTAGTTGGGGCGATAGATGAAGGAACTTCAAGTGCGcggtttattatatttaaagcaaATTCTTGCGAAGTAGTTGCAACATATCAAAAAGAAATTGAGCAACATTTTCCTCAAGAGGGTTGGGTTGAACAGGATGCTTGTGCTATTCTGGAAGTAGTTACAATATGTATTAATGAAGCTGTGAAGCAATTAGTTTCATTGGGTGGAAGCCCAAAG GATATAGTTGCAATTGGTGTAACAAATCAACGGGAAACTACTATAGTATGGGATAAAATAACAGGAAAGCCTCTGCATAACGCTATTGTATGGCTTGATATGAGAACATCATCAACAATTGACAAATTACTTGACTTAGTTCCAAACAAAACTAGGAATAAGAATTATTTGaag CCATTATGTGGTCTGCCTATGTCCCCATACTTCAGTGCGGTTAAACTAAGGTGGCTTGCCGATAATGTTGAGGTAGTTCAGCAAGCTATAAAGAATGGAACTTGTTGTTTCGGCACTGTGGACACATGGCTAATTTGGAATCTAACAG gaGGTGTTAATGGGGGCAAGCATATAACAGATGTGACAAATGCATCGCGAACAATGCTCATGAATATTGAAACACTTAACTGGGATCCACTTTTGATGAAATTCTTTGAAATACCTAAGTCTGTATTGCCTCAAATCAAATCTAGCTCAGAG ATATATGGTTACATAGCGGATGGTCCCTTAAGAAGTATTCCCATATCCGGTTGTCTTGGTGACCAACAAGCTGCTCTAGTTGGCCAGTTATGTCTACAGAAGGGACAAGCGAAGGCCACATATGGAACTGGATGTTTTGTCCTATATAATACAGGAGATGTTCGTGTAAATTCTAGCAAAGGGCTTCTAACAACTGTTGCCTACCAACTGGGAGCTAACAATGCACCTTGTTATGCTTTAGAGGGCTCt gtTGCTGTAGCGGGGGCAGCACTGGGATGGTTGAAGGACAACGTTGGAATACTGGAAAGTGCCAAACAGTCGCAAGAATTGGCTGAAATGGCCACAGAGAATGGTAGTGTCGTTTTTGTTCCCGCATTTAGTGGGTTATATGCACCATATTGGCGACAAGATGCCAGAGG tgTAATATGCGGTATAACGGAGGATACAAATTCAAATCATATAGTGAAGGCAGCATTGGAAGCTGTCTGTTTTCAAGTAAGAGATATCCTAGATGCAATGAACGAAGACTGTGGAATCCCTTTGCAACTCTTaaag gTGGACGGTGGCATGACTTCCAATTCGCTAGTAATGCAAATGCAGACTGATCTTATAggaattaacattataaaggCCGGTTTTACCGAAAGCACTGCGCTAGGGGCGGCACTCGTCGCTTTTTGGGGCTTAGATAGAAATACACAAACGCCAAATATCGATATGCAAAATGGTCAGATGTACAACCCTAAAATAACCGATGATGAACGCGATATGAGATATAAGCAGTGGAAAATGGCAGTCGAACGCTCATTGGGGTGGGAACAGAA CGAAAAACCGGAATCATCAAATAATGACTTAAGCTTGTTCCAAAGTTCTGACGATGTTTTGACTTCCTTGATATGCACGTACAAGACGCTGTCTATAGTCATGATAAGCTTTGCCTTTGTTTTCGCATCTTCTGCAGCTTCTATCTTCTTCCCAGGTATTGGTCTGATGCAATGCACCATATCCTCCAGGACTAGAAAATTCTCTGCAGCGAAAACCCATTCTGTGTAA
- the LOC125062393 gene encoding glycerol kinase isoform X1: MSEYGKFGPLVGAIDEGTSSARFIIFKANSCEVVATYQKEIEQHFPQEGWVEQDACAILEVVTICINEAVKQLVSLGGSPKDIVAIGVTNQRETTIVWDKITGKPLHNAIVWLDMRTSSTIDKLLDLVPNKTRNKNYLKPLCGLPMSPYFSAVKLRWLADNVEVVQQAIKNGTCCFGTVDTWLIWNLTGGVNGGKHITDVTNASRTMLMNIETLNWDPLLMKFFEIPKSVLPQIKSSSEIYGYIADGPLRSIPISGCLGDQQAALVGQLCLQKGQAKATYGTGCFVLYNTGDVRVNSSKGLLTTVAYQLGANNAPCYALEGSVAVAGAALGWLKDNVGILESAKQSQELAEMATENGSVVFVPAFSGLYAPYWRQDARGVICGITEDTNSNHIVKAALEAVCFQVRDILDAMNEDCGIPLQLLKVDGGMTSNSLVMQMQTDLIGINIIKAGFTESTALGAALVAFWGLDRNTQTPNIDMQNGQMYNPKITDDERDMRYKQWKMAVERSLGWEQN, encoded by the exons atgtCTGAGTATGGAAAATTTGGGCCATTAGTTGGGGCGATAGATGAAGGAACTTCAAGTGCGcggtttattatatttaaagcaaATTCTTGCGAAGTAGTTGCAACATATCAAAAAGAAATTGAGCAACATTTTCCTCAAGAGGGTTGGGTTGAACAGGATGCTTGTGCTATTCTGGAAGTAGTTACAATATGTATTAATGAAGCTGTGAAGCAATTAGTTTCATTGGGTGGAAGCCCAAAG GATATAGTTGCAATTGGTGTAACAAATCAACGGGAAACTACTATAGTATGGGATAAAATAACAGGAAAGCCTCTGCATAACGCTATTGTATGGCTTGATATGAGAACATCATCAACAATTGACAAATTACTTGACTTAGTTCCAAACAAAACTAGGAATAAGAATTATTTGaag CCATTATGTGGTCTGCCTATGTCCCCATACTTCAGTGCGGTTAAACTAAGGTGGCTTGCCGATAATGTTGAGGTAGTTCAGCAAGCTATAAAGAATGGAACTTGTTGTTTCGGCACTGTGGACACATGGCTAATTTGGAATCTAACAG gaGGTGTTAATGGGGGCAAGCATATAACAGATGTGACAAATGCATCGCGAACAATGCTCATGAATATTGAAACACTTAACTGGGATCCACTTTTGATGAAATTCTTTGAAATACCTAAGTCTGTATTGCCTCAAATCAAATCTAGCTCAGAG ATATATGGTTACATAGCGGATGGTCCCTTAAGAAGTATTCCCATATCCGGTTGTCTTGGTGACCAACAAGCTGCTCTAGTTGGCCAGTTATGTCTACAGAAGGGACAAGCGAAGGCCACATATGGAACTGGATGTTTTGTCCTATATAATACAGGAGATGTTCGTGTAAATTCTAGCAAAGGGCTTCTAACAACTGTTGCCTACCAACTGGGAGCTAACAATGCACCTTGTTATGCTTTAGAGGGCTCt gtTGCTGTAGCGGGGGCAGCACTGGGATGGTTGAAGGACAACGTTGGAATACTGGAAAGTGCCAAACAGTCGCAAGAATTGGCTGAAATGGCCACAGAGAATGGTAGTGTCGTTTTTGTTCCCGCATTTAGTGGGTTATATGCACCATATTGGCGACAAGATGCCAGAGG tgTAATATGCGGTATAACGGAGGATACAAATTCAAATCATATAGTGAAGGCAGCATTGGAAGCTGTCTGTTTTCAAGTAAGAGATATCCTAGATGCAATGAACGAAGACTGTGGAATCCCTTTGCAACTCTTaaag gTGGACGGTGGCATGACTTCCAATTCGCTAGTAATGCAAATGCAGACTGATCTTATAggaattaacattataaaggCCGGTTTTACCGAAAGCACTGCGCTAGGGGCGGCACTCGTCGCTTTTTGGGGCTTAGATAGAAATACACAAACGCCAAATATCGATATGCAAAATGGTCAGATGTACAACCCTAAAATAACCGATGATGAACGCGATATGAGATATAAGCAGTGGAAAATGGCAGTCGAACGCTCATTGGGGTGGGAACAGAATTAA